In Carya illinoinensis cultivar Pawnee chromosome 9, C.illinoinensisPawnee_v1, whole genome shotgun sequence, the following are encoded in one genomic region:
- the LOC122275178 gene encoding ankyrin repeat-containing protein At5g02620-like has protein sequence MAEMSINRNHKQNAELYETLLSEDVEKVKELCAKVEEQGLHILTIHDDTVLHAATYSKQTQLVLDLLDDLPPQHLDKMTRQNHKGNTILHEAVISNSQIDVVKKVLDKAPGLLCMRNHLGETALFRSVRYGKEKVFKFLAGKISGYNLANQQLFLQRSDRSTILHVAIVNEHFDLALLVAEMFPHLVGERDADGMTDLQLLSCDSGAFKREDKREFFQQIVNFVNSYFTSAKQRKPTKYESALKLAKFLIERDLSWEATYLGIDQGKPTLHKFGEGPGPEKGIGQAPLLMTSLGLGDQVPETDTPLFLATKTGCIDIAEEILKCYPQAIEHIDDKGRNILHIAIRHRRLKIFEVVAKQEVPMKRLVRKFDNEGNSVLHVVGLKRKEYIAEKIRGPALELREEMQWFERVESVIPSHFKEHRNNMKLTAWGLFHQTNNELRTTAAEWLKRTSEGCTVVAVLIATVAFAAAYTVPGGPNSQTGAPILVNKPFFVVFTVTDVLSLSFALTSVVIFLSIVSSPFRLIDFKESLPNKLMLGFTFLFLSVSMMMFAFAATVLLMIQNRESWTKVILYALSFLPVGIFALSYFPLYVSLSETYKYLLKELRRSIPWKLIVVVLSLPTYLFGCRKHRNANSLELPQHRPATSNRHR, from the exons ATGGCAGAAATGAGTATTAATAGAAATCATAAGCAGAATGCGGAGTTGTATGAGACATTGCTGAGCGAAGATGTAGAGAAGGTGAAAGAGTTGTGCGCAAAAGTTGAAGAGCAAGGGTTGCACATATTGACAATACACGACGACACCGTGCTCCACGCAGCCACTTATTCCAAACAAACCCAACTGGTACTCGATCTTCTTGACGATTTGCCTCCCCAACATCTTGACAAAATGACCCGACAAAACCACAAAGGAAACACTATTCTCCACGAAGCGGTCATATCCAATTCACAAATTGACGTGGTAAAGAAGGTATTAGATAAGGCTCCCGGACTGCTATGCATGCGTAACCACCTTGGAGAGACTGCGCTCTTTCGGTCGGTACGCTATGGCAAGGAGAAGGTATTCAAATTTCTTGCAGGAAAAATTTCTGGCTACAATTTAGCTAATCAACAACTCTTCCTCCAGAGGAGTGATAGAAGCACCATTCTACATGTCGCCATCGTTAATGAGCACTTCG ATTTGGCCCTGCTTGTTGCCGAAATGTTCCCACACTTGGTTGGTGAACGAGACGCAGATGGAATGACTGATCTTCAGCTTCTATCATGCGACTCTGGAGCTTTTAAACGAGAGGACAAACGGGAATTTTTCCAGCAAATCGTCAATTTTG TCAACTCATATTTTACTTCCGCCAAACAGCGAAAGCCGACTAAATATGAGTCAGCATTGAAGCTTGCTAAGTTCTTAATAGAAAGAGATCTCTCATGGGAAGCAACTTATCTTGGAATAGACCAGGGAAAACCTACGCTCCACAAATTTGGTGAGGGTCCTGGCCCAGAGAAGGGAATTGGACAAGCCCCCTTATTAATGACTTCACTTGGTCTAGGGGATCAAGTGCCAGAAACAGATACTCCTTTGTTTTTGGCAACTAAGACAGGCTGCATAGACATTGCTGAAGAAATACTGAAATGTTACCCCCAGGCAATTGAGCATATTGATGACAAAGGACGTAACATATTGCATATAGCTATCAGGCACCGCCGATTAAAGATTTTTGAGGTTGTAGCAAAACAAGAAGTGCCCATGAAGAGGCTAGTACGCAAATTTGACAACGAAGGAAATTCCGTACTTCATGTAGTtggattgaaaagaaaagagtataTAGCTGAGAAAATACGTGGCCCTGCACTTGAACTGCGAGAGGAAATGCAATGGTTTGAG CGTGTGGAGTCAGTCATCCCAAGCCATTTCAAGGAGCACCGTAATAATATGAAGCTGACCGCTTGGGGCTTATTTCATCAAACAAACAATGAGCTCCGAACAACAGCAGCAGAATGGCTGAAGCGAACCTCAGAAGGATGCACCGTTGTCGCAGTTCTCATTGCTACTGTTGCCTTTGCTGCAGCATACACGGTACCTGGAGGTCCTAACAGTCAGACTGGTGCTCCAATCCTCGTCAATAAACCTTTCTTTGTGGTTTTTACGGTGACCGATGTCCTGTCCCTTTCATTTGCTTTGACATCGGTGGTAATATTTCTCTCAATCGTCTCATCACCCTTTCGACTAATAGACTTCAAGGAATCTCTTCCGAACAAGCTAATGCTAGGCTTCACATTTCTGTTCTTGTCCGTGTCCATGATGATGTTTGCGTTTGCAGCAACTGTCCTCCTCATGATACAAAATAGGGAAAGCTGGACTAAAGTCATCCTATATGCACTTTCTTTCCTGCCAGTCGGAATTTTCGCACTTTCATATTTCCCTCTCTATGTATCTCTATCAGAAACCTACAAGTACTTGCTGAAAGAGTTGAGACGGTCAATTCCATGGAAACTTATTGTTGTGGTGCTATCTCTTCCAACATATTTGTTTGGCTGTCGTAAACATCGAAACGCCAATTCCCTTGAACTCCCCCAACATCGACCGGCCACTTCCAACCGGCACCGGTAG